Proteins encoded in a region of the Takifugu flavidus isolate HTHZ2018 chromosome 10, ASM371156v2, whole genome shotgun sequence genome:
- the fxyd3 gene encoding phospholemman isoform X2 codes for MSKICALVLITLVSLVVAEEHTPEDDPFTFDYHRLRVGGLILAAVLCLIGIMILFSGRCRCKFNQNKRRRTGGNAQPMLSDQDGLL; via the exons ATGTCAAAGATCTGTGCTTTGGTGCTGATCACGC TGGTGTCATTGGTGGTTGCAGAGGAACACACCC CCGAAGACGACCCCTTTACCTTTG ACTACCACAGACTGCGTGTTGGGGGCCTGATCCTCgctgctgtcctctgtctcATCGGCATCATGATCCTCTTCA gTGGCCGATGCAGGTGCAAGTTCAACCAGAACAAGAG gaggaggacaggaggaaatgCTCAACCGATGCTCTCCGACCAAG ATGGcctcctctga
- the LOC130531998 gene encoding uncharacterized protein LOC130531998 isoform X2, translating into MENWKTGDMRSRKKFSQFSLLFLALIQTITCTSAPSTSHLSYLTRPENVSVAVGEPAVFRCGVPESSPNVTFRFYGTHGSYSLTCPDGKVEDVPQALYGSCNVKNGELMAMWTLKGTSFSDNHTRVTCQGPKSTEAPSAFLHVHDKGTSFFILIGCVIGGFFGTLLVAALAYLTLQNSESVQNCFRKEIEEDLTTIVTKD; encoded by the exons ATGGAGAATTGGAAGACAGGAGACATGAGAAGCAGGAAGAAGTTTTCCCAGTTTTCTTTGCTCTTCCTGGCTCTGATCCAAACAATAACATGTACCTCAG CACCAAGCACCAGTCATCTGAGTTACCTCACCCGTCCGGAAAATGTCTCCGTTGCCGTGGGAGAACCTGCGGTGTTTCGCTGCGGCGTACCAGAGTCCTCTCCAAACGTCACTTTCCGTTTCTATGGCACCCATGGCAGCTACAGCCTCACCTGCCCTGACGGCAAAGTGGAAGATGTGCCCCAG GCGCTTTATGGTAGCTGCAATGTAAAAAATGGTGAGTTGATGGCGATGTGGACCCTCAAAGGAACGTCTTTCTCTGATAACCACACAAGAGTCACCTGTCAGGGGCCAAAGAGTACAGAAGCACCTTCTGCCTTCCTGCATGTTCATG ATAAAGGCACCAGCTTTTTCATACTCATCGGCTGCGTGATTGGTGGCTTCTTCGGCACGCTGCTGGTAGCCGCATTAGCATATCTCACACTCCAGAACTCTGAATCTGTTCAGAATTGTTTCA GAAAAGAAATAGAAGAGGATCTAACCACCATAGTAACAAAAGACTGA
- the fxyd3 gene encoding phospholemman isoform X1 has protein sequence MSKICALVLITLVSLVVAEEHTPEDDPFTFDYHRLRVGGLILAAVLCLIGIMILFSGRCRCKFNQNKRRRTGGNAQPMLSDQARSCDC, from the exons ATGTCAAAGATCTGTGCTTTGGTGCTGATCACGC TGGTGTCATTGGTGGTTGCAGAGGAACACACCC CCGAAGACGACCCCTTTACCTTTG ACTACCACAGACTGCGTGTTGGGGGCCTGATCCTCgctgctgtcctctgtctcATCGGCATCATGATCCTCTTCA gTGGCCGATGCAGGTGCAAGTTCAACCAGAACAAGAG gaggaggacaggaggaaatgCTCAACCGATGCTCTCCGACCAAG CTCGTTCCTGCGACTGTTAG
- the LOC130531998 gene encoding uncharacterized protein LOC130531998 isoform X1, translating to MENWKTGDMRSRKKFSQFSLLFLALIQTITCTSAPSTSHLSYLTRPENVSVAVGEPAVFRCGVPESSPNVTFRFYGTHGSYSLTCPDGKVEDVPQALYGSCNVKNGELMAMWTLKGTSFSDNHTRVTCQGPKSTEAPSAFLHVHDKGTSFFILIGCVIGGFFGTLLVAALAYLTLQNSESVQNCFKGKEIEEDLTTIVTKD from the exons ATGGAGAATTGGAAGACAGGAGACATGAGAAGCAGGAAGAAGTTTTCCCAGTTTTCTTTGCTCTTCCTGGCTCTGATCCAAACAATAACATGTACCTCAG CACCAAGCACCAGTCATCTGAGTTACCTCACCCGTCCGGAAAATGTCTCCGTTGCCGTGGGAGAACCTGCGGTGTTTCGCTGCGGCGTACCAGAGTCCTCTCCAAACGTCACTTTCCGTTTCTATGGCACCCATGGCAGCTACAGCCTCACCTGCCCTGACGGCAAAGTGGAAGATGTGCCCCAG GCGCTTTATGGTAGCTGCAATGTAAAAAATGGTGAGTTGATGGCGATGTGGACCCTCAAAGGAACGTCTTTCTCTGATAACCACACAAGAGTCACCTGTCAGGGGCCAAAGAGTACAGAAGCACCTTCTGCCTTCCTGCATGTTCATG ATAAAGGCACCAGCTTTTTCATACTCATCGGCTGCGTGATTGGTGGCTTCTTCGGCACGCTGCTGGTAGCCGCATTAGCATATCTCACACTCCAGAACTCTGAATCTGTTCAGAATTGTTTCA aagGAAAAGAAATAGAAGAGGATCTAACCACCATAGTAACAAAAGACTGA
- the LOC130531999 gene encoding uncharacterized protein LOC130531999 isoform X1: MDPNKYPSAPMKEWGEEKSSMGQSPPPPSYDNANVGYPAVGPAYPPQGQAFGAAPHYGGAPQYGGVPYGQQPYPQQGAITAQPAMYIAPGPLSNPVNDYLCYSIFTMLCCCLPLGIAALIYSIQTLGQVGDDGWPEHSVHGWFLVMPVCMDNQTLQTYSIFPFMSCDRDTCDNVICPKMTMSHAFNKDVHFGRLVY; encoded by the exons ATGGACCCCAACAAGTACCCGAGCGCTCCGATGAAGGAATGGGGCGAGGAGAAGTCCTCCATGGGCCAGTCTCCCCCACCACCCTCCTATGACAACGCCAACGTTGGGTACCCTGCCGTTGGACCCGCATACCCGCCGCAGGGGCAG GCTTTTGGAGCTGCTCCTCACTACGGAGGGGCCCCGCAGTACGGAGGTGTTCCCTATGGCCAGCAGCCGTacccacagcagggggccaTCACTGCCCAGCCCGCCATGTACATCGCCCCAGGCCCGTTGAGCAACCCCGTCAACGACTACCTGTGCTACTCCATCTTCACCATGCTATGCTGCTGCCTGCCTCTCGGAATTGCCGCCCTGATTTATTCAATCCAA ACTCTCGGACAGGTCGGAGATGATGGCTGGCCAGAACACAGTGTCCATGGTTGGTTTCTGGTTATGCCAGTGTGCATGGACAATCAGACACTGCAAACGTACAGTATATTCCCCTTTATGTCATGTGACCGGGACACATGTGACAACGTCATCTGTCCAAAAATGACGATGTCACATGCGTTTAATAAGGACGTTCATTTCGGCAGGCTTGTTTATTGA